The Alphaproteobacteria bacterium US3C007 genomic interval TACTAAAGCTGTTTGTCCCGCGTCACTAAGCCAGTTTTCAATTAACATTTTGACAGAAACCCCATCAATTTTTTTTGTGTAATATTTGTTAGCGGTGATAACATGACCCCATGTCTGAGACCCATCTACTTTAAACTTTTCAGCATCAACCGAAAACCCAGCATCATAAAACTTGATATCATTTCTAATACTCTTCCGTACCTTATTCATATCTCCTTTGATGTATGGATCACCAATGTTCCAAATTGGGAAAACATGTTTTATTTTCATTGATATGAATTTAGATCTTTGTGGAAAGCATGCAGACCAATGCCCTTTGCAATGCTTAGGCATATTTCCGTAGACAAACTTATTTATTTCCACCCATGGACCCTTCGTCCAACCTTGGCGGACACGGCGAGATTCTGAATCTAACCAAAAACTATCTACGATTACCTTTGGATTTTTGTATTTTTTAATTAAGTCAGAGTTGAAGCCCAACCCGATTGCGCCTGCTGAGTAGCCAGCAAATACGAGATCATTCGCCGATCTGAAATCGGCATCCAGTTGATTGAAGACATCTTCAACAATTTTGCGACCACGGAAATAGACTTTTCTGCCATCCACGATATTCGTGTGTGCGCCTTGATGTAGATCACTTGTGCAGTAAGGAATAACAACAACATTAAAGCCTTTTTTCTTGAAATCCTTCACAATTGGATAATGAAGGCCGTAGTTTCCATCTGTAATCGGCTTTTTCCACCTGCTTTGACGTTTTTTGTAGGCATCAGGTGTCGTAGCTGCACCTCCACCCTCAAAATATATGAACCAATTTCTTGACTCAGATTTTGAGACCATAAATGCAGCCTGTCGACCATCGTTACAAACAGCGGAAGGATCTGTAGTTTTTAGTAAAGTAGCCTGCGCGGTTGTTGCTGCAAAGATGGCAAAAACGATTATGCAGCTGATAAATTTATACATTAGTCAACCCCTTAGACTTCGATGTCTAGCCCCCTATACTCGCCCATTGAGTTTTGGTTTCTCTAATAAGGTTTCTGGGACGGGTGGGCGCATGTTTAATGCGTGATGAGGTCTGATCTGGTTGTATTGCCTGAGCCAAACATTGATAGCGACCTGGGCTTGCCGTGTGGTGTGGAACCATTCAGCGTTTAGCACTTCTTTTCGCAAGGTGCCGTTAAAGCGTTCGTTGTATCCATTTTCCCAAGGGCTGCCTGGATAGATTTGCATTGGTTTGATACCGATCCTCTTCAGCCAGTCCTGTAGATGCGTGGCAATGAACTCGGGTCCGTTGTCAGAGCGAATAAACTCTGGCTTACCATGTTTAATCAGCAGCGGGTGCAGTGTCTCCAAAACGTCGTTCGCATTCATTTTGGATCGCACTGCCACGTAGAGCGCTTCACGGGTATATTCATCTAGAACCGTGAGCATTTTATAGCTGCACCCATTGCTAAGCTTATCGTGCACAAAGTCGATCGCCCAAATATGGTTGGGATGTGTGGGCCGCAGCCTGATGATGGAGCTGTCTTTGTGATAAAGCCGTTTGCGCTTCTTGTGCCGGCGCGGCAGCTGTAAACCTTCTTCGTTCCATAAGCGCTCGATCCTCTTGTGGTTAACACGCCAGCCTTCCATGCGCAGCAGGGCTGTGACTTTCCTATAACCATACCACCCATACTGTTTGGCCAGCCGGATCATCGCCAAGCGTAGTTTGGTATCATCTACTTGTTTGGCTTGATAGCGCAGACTTGAGCGGGCTACATCCAGAACAGCGCAAGCACGCCGCTCAGAAATATCCAGCTTTTGACGCGTATGAATAACAGCCTGACGAGGCTGAGCCCGCGTCAGGCCCGTGGCTTTAGATGATCAAGGCTCTCCTTCAGGATCACCTTGTCTAACTGCAAGTCAGCGACGATCTTCTTCAAGCGCTCGTTTTCTTTCTTGAGCGATTTCATCTCTGAAACCTGTGAACGAGAAAGGCCTCCAAACTTCTTACGCCAGTAATAATAACTCTTATCTGAAATCCCAGCTTTGCGACACGCACTCACAACGTCCAAACCATCGTGCAAATGAACATCAATCTCGCGCAATAACTTCAACACATCTTCATCAGAATAACGCTTCCGAGCCATGTTTCCTTACTCCCTATGCCAAAATATACTGGCACAGTTCTAGGGGGCTAAGACAGAGATATGTGGAGTCTCAAATGAATCAGAGTATGTAACTTAACTTTGACCTCTCAAATATTAAAGTAGGTGGAGTGGCGGACAGGCAGCAGCCCAACATTAATAGGGTTTTCCACTGCAATAAAGCATACCTTAAACCGCAATTGGGACAGTTACCGATAAAGACAATGCAAAAAGCGCCAATCACGCTCGTTAACAGCGACGCGCACAGGCGCGCGCGTTGCAAATAAAGGCGCTGCGAACAAGTATCAGATAACGCTAAATAACGTAGTTTGACTATCATTTGTCTAGCTGTATGTCTGGCCAAACAATAAAAAAACACCTCGCAAAACTGCTAAGGTGTTGATTTTACTGGCTCCGGCGGTAGGGATCGAACCTACGACCAATTGATTAACAGTCAACTGCTCTACCGCTGAGCTACGCCGGAACTGATGTCGCTATAGCAATACGAGAATTCCGCGTCCAGCGGTTTTTATATTAATTTTGTTTTTGTTTATGGCGTCAGCGATCGAAATTGGCTTTCAAACCGGATTGGGTCATCACAGATGGCTTTTTGGCGTTCACAAAGGTCGATCAAATGAGCAAATACGTTGCGCGCGGCAGCCGGGAGCAAAGCCTCAGATGTGTCATGATAAACGCTTTTTGTGATCTCTTTTATACTGCGCCCCTCTGCTGACAGGGCCGCCAATATCGAACGTTCTCGATGCTTTCGATGGGCAAGTAAGTCGCGAATGCGCGCGTTTGGTGTTTTAACAATATCACCATGGCCAGGGTAGAAAACATTCCAGTTACGCTGCAAAAGTGATTTGCAAGAGCGTATAAAATCACCCATATCACCATCGGGTGGCGACACCATCGAGCTGGCCCAGCCCATGATATGATCGCCAGTAAAAGCGGCCTCTTGCCAGCCAAAACAGAGATGATTTGAAAAATGCCCCGGGGTGTGAATTGCTTCCAGCTCCCAATCAGGGCCAGTCAGTTTGCTGCCGTCTTTCAAAGTATGATCTGGGATGAATTCGCTATCAACGCCCTCTCCACCGCCGCTATAGCCCGATTTAATAAGCGCTTTCATGCGGTCACTTTGCCCTGCATCACAGCGCCCAAATGCAAAAATGGGTGCGCCGCAATCCGCCGACAGCCGCCGCGCCAAAGGCGAGTGATCAAGATGCGAGTGGGTGACCAGAATATGGGTGATTTTTTGTGTGCCCTGAAGCGCTGCTTTGATCGCCCTCAACTGCGTTAAATGATCGGGGCCGGGATCAATAATCGCCAGATCAGAAGAGCCTAGCAGATAGGTGTTCGTGCCCCGAAATGTCATGGGTGACGGGTTTGGGGCCAAAATTCTACGAAGATTTGGCGCAATTGTCTGCGCTATGCCAACAGGCGGATCAAAGCTTTGGTGGGCAGAGTCCATTTTTGTTTCCCCGGTTCTAAACTTGTTCTAGATGTAGAGGTGATGTTTAGATCCTTCAAACGCTATTTGCCCTCGGGGCTGTATGGTCGCGTGGCCTTAATTTTGGTGTTGCCGGTGGTGCTGCTTTGGCTTGTGGTCTCCATCGTATTTATTCAGCGGCACTTTGAAGGGGTGACCGAGCAGATGAGCCGGGCCGTGATCAGCGAGCTCAGCTTGTTAAGTAAGCGGCTGATCGCGGATCAGGGTTTGACCGAAACGACGGAAAACTTGGCCAATGCTTTGAATATCACCATTGAAACCGTTGTTGCCGATGCGCCGGATTTGGCAACTTTTCGGCATTTTTATGATTTAACTGGATTGGTTGTTGTAAAAGAGTTTGAGCTAATGGACAGTTTAGTGGCGGTTAATCTTGATGCGCCTAAATTGGTACATTTGCGGCTTGATTTGGCGGGAGCATATTTTGATATTGAGTTTTCGCGTGACAGGGTGTCGCCGTCAAACCCGCACCAGTTGATTGTCAATATGGTTGTATTTGGTGTGTTTTTTACCTTGATTGCGTTTATTTATCTGCGCAATCAATTGCGGCCAATCACCCGTTTGGCCGCCGCGGCTGAGGCCTTTGGACGGGGGCGAACCCTACCATATCACCCCTCTGGCGCGATCGAAGTGCGCGCAGCGGGGCGGGCGTTTTTAGATATGCGTGCACGCATTGAACGCCATATTGAACAACGCACAATGATATTATCGGGCGTTAGTCACGATTTGCGTACACCTTTGACACGGTTGAAGCTGGGTCTATCTATGCTCGAGCATGACGATCGCAAATTGCTAGAACGCGATGTTGATGAAATGCGCCAACTTTTGGATGAATTTCTTTCCTTTGCCCGCGAGCAGGGCGATGAAGGGGGCAAATCAGAGGCAATTAATCCGTTCGAGTTGGTTCAAATGATTGTACAAGATACGACACGCGCCGGACATTCGGTCTCTTTGCGCTGCAATCCAAGCACCATTCTCGTTGAGATGCGCCCGCTTGCGATCAAGCGCGCGCTTGAAAACTTGATTATGAACGCGGTGCGGTATGGCACAAAAGCGGTTGTTGATCTTCAATATGAAGCGCGCAGCCTGGTGATTTCCGTGGAGGATGACGGGCCAAGTATTCCGCCCGAGCTTTATGAAGAAGCCATGAAACCATTTTCGCGTCTTGATCCTGCGCGCAACCAAAATAAAGGATCGGGGGTTGGTCTTGGGCTTCCCATTGCCGCTGATATTGCGCGTGCTCATGGTGGCCGAGTTGAGCTGTCTAAAAGTAGAGATTTTGGAGGCCTTTGCGCGAGCCTTATCATTTCGCGTTAGATGAAATTTGGCGGTTTTGGGATTGCAGATTTTACAGGCGTGAATTTAAGGGATATAAATATATACTTTTGTATTGAAAAATATCTTTTTGTCCTTTAAAGGAATGGGTAGGCGAAACATTTTGGATGCGTTTTGGTTTGGGTGGCTTTGTTGGTTTTGTGTGCCCGGCGCGTTTGTAGATGTTGCGTATGCGTATTGGTGACGAGTTTTGTGGAGGGGCGGCTTATACTTCTTTAAGGCGGCTTTATGATTAAAGGCGCTTTAAGAGGAACGCACCCCTCCACGGTTTCTTTCTGAACAGAGAAAAATTTTACGCTCGAATATGGCTGGCAGCTGCTTTCGGATCGGGCGCCAGTCTTTTTTTGTAAAATGCCTATGCTTGAGACCTCATAGAAATTTAGCATTTTTTATGGTCAAACGCGCGTGGCAGAACGTTTAAGTATGTAACATTTGTGGTCTCGGGCCCCTCAAAACGTGCTTGCAGCATTGCTTCATTATCATCTTTCCTTTTGGCAGATTTAACTTTAGCACAGATGTCTAATCAAAGGAGACGCCTGTGCCTATTTTGCAGTTCTTCCGTCAAAATAGTGCCTGGTTAGCAGCAGGGGCTTTGCTGGCATTTATGTCAAGCTTTGGCCAAACCTTCTTCATTTCTATCTTTTCAGGCCATATTCGGGCCGAATTCGGCCTCTCACACGCGGCTTGGGGTGGGTTTTACTCTTTGGGCACAACGGCGTCGGCGATTGTGATGGTTTGGCTGGGTACTTTAAGCGATGTCATCCGGACCCGAGTTTTGGGGCTTTTCGTTTTATCTGGTTTGATGGGGGCAACGCTTGTGATGGCCAATCTGTCGCATGTGTTTTACCTGCCTTTTGCAATTTTCGCGTTGCGTTTACTGGGGCAGGGCATGTGCTCGCATCTGGCAGTGGTGGCTATGTCGCGTTGGTTTGTGGCCAATCGGGGGCGCGCGCTATCGATCGCGGGGCTGGGATATTCCTTCGGAGAAGCTTTTTTGCCCGTGTTGTTCGTGTTTTTAATGGGCGTTGTGTCGTGGCGCTCTTTATGGTGCGTTGCTGCTGGGGTGCTTTTATTGTCTCTACCAGTTTTATTTCGATTGCTGCGTCAAGAGCGAACCCCGCAATCAATGGCGGAAGATAACAGTTCCTTGGGAATGGATGCGCAGCATTGGACGCGCGGGGCGGTCATCCGCCACCCGCTTTTTTGGTGCATGATGCCGGCATTACTCGGCCCTAGCGCGTTCAACACGGCGTTTTTCTTTCAACAGGTGCATTTCGCGGCGGTAAAAGGCTGGGATCATTTATCGTTGGTAAGTTTTTTCCCGCTATATACGGGGGCCGCGGTTTTGGCGATGCTGGCATCGGGCTGGGCGCTTGATCGTTTTGGCACCCCAAGGCTGATCTGGTTTTACCAATTGCCCATGTCGTTTGCGTTCTTGTGCTTTGCATTCGGACAATCGCAGATGATGTTCGTAACGGGTCTGCTGTTTCTGGCAATCACAGCCGGCGCAAATACAACGCTTCCAAATGCGTTTTGGGCTGAGTTTTATGGCACCCGGTATTTGGGTGCGATTAAATCATTGGCGGCCGCGATTATGGTATTGGGCTCTGCGCTTGGGCCGGGTATCACTGGTGTGATGATTGACTGGGATATAGGATTGGAAACTCAATATATCGCAGTTGCTATATTCTTTGTGTTGAGCACGGCCGTAATGTCATTTGGGGTATGGCGCGCAGCGCCGCATTTGCCTAAATCGATTGTTGTAAATAGCCCAAGCAGCCTTTAAGCGCTGCAAAATCATCCTCAACCAAGAAGATCGGAAATTCCGACATGTAATCTGAGAAGACGCCTTTGTCATGAAAGGTCGCGCCGAAATTTTTAGGCGTCACAAACGGCGCGATTGCGCGAGAAACCCCGCCAATCATATAAATGCCACCCAGAGGCAGATGTGCCAGGGCCAAATCTCCGAAATAAGAGCCCATGATTGATGCAAAGCATGCCACAACGTGGCGTGCCTCGCGCTGTCCATCCTGCGCGGCTTGCATAACTTCGCTCGCGCTGCGCGGGTGCTCGGGATCAAAAAATCTGTTTAAGGTTTCCAACCCGTTGCCAGACAGCACGGTTTCAACAGATGCAAACCCCCGCTCAGCTGCAATCCAATCAGATAATTCGCGCTGCAGCGCAGTTGCAACGGGCAACCGAACATGCCCGGCTTCCGCAGGTGGCACCAGCACGCCTTTAGAAGCAGGATAAGCCGCCGCGATATTGAAGCCGGTTCCAATTCCACAGACCAATTTTGTGGTCCCGGCTTTGGCTTTTGAAGGACCATAAAGATGCTTGAGGCTTTCCAAAGGCAGAACGTTTAGCGCATATCCTTGGGCTTGCAGATCATTGAGCAAGCCAACATGATCGGCTTGGGTAAGCGCGCGCAATCGATCCGGGCAAATTAGCCAGTCCAGATTAGTGACTTTTATCACCCCGTCGCGAAGCGGCCCCGCAGCTGCAACACAAATAGCTGTAACCTTGCTTAGGTTTTGCGCCTGCATATAGGTTTTGATAATATCTTCTAAGCAGCCATAGCCTGCATTCGAAAATTTTTGAATTGTTTCAGGGTTCAACGCGGTATCATCACTTAGAGCGATGCGGGTATTGCTGCCCCCCAAATCAATCAAAATATAGGTGTTTTCAGCCATTTTTTATCCCCGAGCTGCCGCCTGCTTTTGCTTCATCTGCTGTTTAGAGGCCTAAAGGCGATTGCTCAAGCCGATAGATCGAGCAAATGTTACAGAATGAAAGATCAGAGGGAAAGGCCACGTAAAGCCAAATGTTCTATATTTGTTCTCAAAATTTGATTGGAGACTCAGTTTAATCAGCCTATGTTTGGTTTGTAGAGTAAGGAACATCATGGCAGATCAAAAATTCATCTCTGTGCGCGGTGCCCGCGAACATAACCTAAAGTCAATCGATGTGGATATTCCACGCGATCAATTTGTGGTGATAACAGGTCTTTCCGGATCCGGAAAGTCATCGCTGGCCTTTGATACCGTTTATGCTGAAGGGCAACGGCGCTATGTTGAATCGCTCAGTGCCTATGCCCGTCAGTTTCTGGATATGATGGAAAAACCGGATGTCGATCAGATTTCTGGCCTCAGCCCTGCCATTTCGATTGAACAGAAAACCACCAGCAAAAATCCGCGCTCCACAGTTGGCACAGTCACCGAAATTTATGATTACTTGCGGTTGCTTTTTGCCCGGGCTGGCACGCCCTATAGCCCTGCCACTGGCTTGCCGATTGAGGCCCAGCAGGTGCAAGACATGGTCGACCGCGTTGCGGCGATGCACGAGGGCACCCGCGCCTATTTATTAGCCCCGATCGTGCGCGATAGAAAGGGTGAGTATCGCAAAGAATTCCTTGAATTGCGAAAGCAAGGGTTTCAGCGCGTGAAAGTGGATGGCGCTTTTTATGAGCTGGATGATCCGCCCACCCTGGATAAGAAATTTCGCCATGATATCGACGTTGTGGTTGATAGGATTGTGGTGCGTGCGGGCATAGAAACCCGCCTTGCCGATAGTTTTCGAACCGCGCTTGACCTCGCCGATGGTATTGCAATTTTGGAAACTGCCCCGGATGAGGGTGATCCTGAGCGGGTTACCTTCAGCGAAAATTTCGCGTGTCCGGTGAGCGGTTTCACAATTTCGGAAATTGAACCGCGTCTGTTCTCGTTCAATGCGCCCTTCGGTGCATGCCCGGAGTGTGACGGGTTGGGGCAAGAGCGGTTTTTTGATGAGCGATTGGTGGTGCCGGATGAAACCCTGAAAGTGCGGGATGGTGCCATCGCACCATGGCGGAAGGGAAAGAGCCCATATTTCACACAAACGATCGAAGCAATTTCCAAACATTATGGCGTGTCCATGAATGTCAGTTGGAAGGATTTGCCTGCCGCCGTTAAAAAAGTATTTTTGCACGGATCAGGGGATCAGGAGATTAAATTTCGTTATGATGACGGAGGCCGCGTTTATCAGGTAACCCGTGGTTTTGAGGGTGTCATTCCGAATATGCAACGGCGCTATCGCGAGACTGACAGTTCGTGGGTGCGCGAAGAGTTTGAAAATTACCAGAACAACCAACCCTGCGGAAGCTGCAATGGCTTCCGCCTACGCCCCGAGGCGCTGGCCGTCAAAATTGCCAACTTGCACGTGGGTGAACTTGTACAAATGTCGATCCGAGATGCGCTGAGCTGGTGCGAGGGCGTGCCCGAACATTTGAGCGATCAAAAAAATCAAATCGCGGCCGCGATTTTGAAAGAAATCCGAGAGCGGCTTGGGTTTTTGAATAATGTGGGCTTGGAGTATTTAACCCTCAGCCGCAATGCGGGCACCTTATCGGGGGGCGAAAGTCAACGGATCCGGTTGGCCAGTCAGATTGGCAGCGGGCTCACGGGTGTTTTATACGTGCTTGATGAGCCCTCAATTGGCCTGCATCAGCGCGACAATGACCGTTTGCTTACCACGTTGAAAAACCTGCGCGATCAAGGCAATACGGTGATTGTGGTCGAACATGATGAAGAAGCAATCCGCGAGGCGGATTACGTGTTCGATATCGGACCAGGCGCGGGTGTTCATGGGGGGCATGTTGTGTCCCGCGGCACGCCAGCAGAGGTCGCGGCCGATCCAAACTCTCTTACAGGGCAATATCTTCAAGGGATAAAAGAGATCGCGGTTCCTGCGGTAAGGCGCAGTGGGAACGGCAAAATGCTTACCGTGGTTAAGGCCACCGGAAATAACCTGAAATCCGTTACGGCGGATTTTCCGCTTGGCAAACTGATCTGCGTTACAGGGGTGTCAGGCGGTGGTAAATCCACGCTTACAATCGAAACCTTGTTCAAAACGGCCTCGATGCGTTTGAACGGGGCCAAACAAACACCGGCCCCCTGTGAAACGATCAAAGGTCTCGAATTTCTTGATAAGGTGATCGATATCGACCAGCGTCCGATCGGCAGGACGCCGCGCTCAAACCCCGCCACGTATACGGGTGCCTTCACGCCCATCCGCGATTGGTTCGCAGGATTGCCTGAGGCAAAAACCCGCGGCTATAAGCCCGGCCGGTTCAGTTTCAACGTGAAAGGCGGGCGCTGTGAAGCCTGCCAGGGCGATGGGGTTATCAAAATTGAAATGCATTTCTTACCCGATGTCTACGTGACCTGCGAAACCTGCAATGGCGCGCGCTACAATCGCGAAACGCTGGAGGTTAAATTCAAAGGCAAAAGCATTGCAGATGTGCTGGATATGACGGTCGAAGATGCGCAGGCGTTTTTTCAAGCGGTGCCATCGATCCGTGAAAAAATGGATGCATTGGTGCGGGTGGGTTTGGGCTATATCAAGGTCGGCCAACAGGCCACAACGCTGTCGGGCGGTGAGGCGCAGCGCGTCAAATTGTCAAAAGAGCTGGCAAAGCGCTCGACGGGCCGTACCCTTTATATTCTGGATGAACCGACGACGGGCTTGCATTTCGAAGATGTACGAAAATTACTAGAAGTGCTGCATGAATTGGTGGATCAAGGGAATTCTGTGGTGGTGATTGAGCATAATCTGGATGTTGTCAAAACGGCAGATTGGATCATTGATATCGGTCCTGAAGGCGGTAATGGGGGCGGGCGCATCGTGGCCGCCGGAACTCCGGAAACCATCATCAAGAAGAAAAGCAGTCACACGGGGCATTATTTGAAGATGTTGCTCAAAGACCGGAAATTAGCAGCTGAATAAGCCGCCTTTACTTGCGCGATGCATGAGCTCTCGCTGCGCTTGGAGTGGCGTGTCAGCGTCGCTCGCGGTGCGCGCAGGTCCTTGATGGACGGTTTATGTTTGTCGTGCAGGTTTGATTGGGCGGAGGCTTGGCTTCAAAGCGGTTTGTCAGGGCTTTAAAAAAGAGGTTTGAAAGGCCCTCTCGCGCAGGACCTCAACCCGTTTTTCTATTTTTCAGGAATTAAGCCTTTGGGAGAAAAGCGCAGCACCAGCAATAAGATAAGACCCATGGTAAAAAGCCGCATATGCGCCACGCTGCTGATCAAATGCTGTTTTAGGGGGCTTGCATCTTCCATTCCTGAGGTGATTGCTTGCATTAAGAAACCACCGATCGGTTCCACTTGCACCCAAAAAAACCAGATCACAAAACCGCCCAGCACCGCGCCAAAATTATTTCCAGAGCCGCCGACAATCACCATAACCCAGATCAAGAATGTATAACGCAAAGGTTGATAGCCCGCTGGGGTCAGCTGACCGTCCAGCGTGGTCATCATAGCGCCCGCAATGCCGCAGATCGCCGAGCCCAACACAAAGATCTGCAGATGCCGTTTGGTAACGTCTTTTCCCATCGCTTCTGCAGAGGTTTCATTATCGCGAATGGCGCGCATCATACGCCCCCATGGGCTGCGCAGCGCGTTTTGGGCCATCCAAAGCAAAAGCAACAGAACGACAGTAAACAAGCCAGCGTAGCAGAGCTTTACATAAATAGACGAAGCGGTCACAGCATTCATTCCAAGGTCCGTTGCGGTTGCCACGAAGTCTGGGTTGTTTTGCAAATCCACCTCGAAGGGAACCGGCCGAGGAAGGCCGATTACATTTTTGACGCCTCGGGCCAGCCAATCCTCATTTTTCATGATCGCTAAAATGATTTCCGCAATGCCTAAAGTGGCGATGGCCAGATAATCAGAGCGCAAGCCCAAGGCGGTTTTTCCAATAATCCACGCCACACCCGCTGCCAGCAGCCCGCCAGCGGGCCAAGCCAGTAGGATCGGCAATCCCAATCCGCCTAGATATCCCGTTGAGGCTGGATTGACCGCTTCGATCGCTGATACGCCGCCATCGAAAACAAACCTGAATGCGAAAAACCCCACAATCAGCCCAGCAATAATTCCCAATATTTTGGCTTTGCCCGATGGCAGGCGGACGATGGCTAAGCTGGTTAGCCAAAGGCTGGCAACACCAATCACCAAGCCCAGCATGGTCCTCAGTCCTCCTGCGCTCCACGCCTCTGTAACGGGTGGCATTGAAATCAGCACAGTGGCCAGACCGCCCAGAGCCACAAACCCCATCACGCCCACGTTAAAAAGGCCCGCAAAGCCCCATTGCAAATTCACCCCTAAGGACATGATGGCGCTGATTAGCCCCATATTGAGGATCAATAAAGCGCTATTCCAGCTTTGCAAAAAACCAGTCAACAGGATGAGCAATGCCATCGCTGCAAACAGAAAAATGTTTCTATACTGCGCCATCAATAGGCCTTTCCTTTAAACAAACCGGTCGGACGAAATAGCAGCACAATGATCAAAATAGAAAAGCTGACTGCAAATTTATAATCAGTGCTTAGCAATTGCACCAAGCTCGAGGGGGCCCAATCGCTTGGCACGAGATAGGTCACCACTTTTTTCCACGCATAGGTTATGGTAACTTCCGAAAAGGCGATCACAAACCCGCCGGCAATCGCGCCAACCGGATTGCCCAGCCCGCCGACGATGGCCGAGGAAAAAATCGGCAAGAGCAATAGCAAATAGGTAAAGGGCTTGAACACTTTATCCAGCCCATAAAGCGTGCCTGCAATTGTCGCCAGCGCCGCGACGATCATCCAGGTCACCATCACCACGCGCTCTGGATTGATCCCAGAGAGCAAAGCCAGATCTTCATTATCCGCGTAGGCGCGCATCGACTTGCCGGTTCGTGTGCGCTCAAGGAACCAAAACAGCAAGGCAACAACAATCACGGCGGCAATCACGGTCAAGCCTTGCGTCGTTTTAATTGCCAACCCCTCTTTCAACCCGGTCATGGCCTTAAACTCGCGCGCTGACATGATGAAGCGCTGACCATCGCTAAAAGTGCGATCATCGGGGCCGATGATGAAGCGCACGACGCCATTCATAATAAACATCACCCCCATCGAAACGATTAAAAAGATCACGGGTTTGGCTTTTTGAACGCGATAAAAGCGATAGACGGTACGATCGGTGAACAAGATCAACGCAATACAGCCAAGAATACTGAAGGGCAGGGCCAAAAGGGCCGTTGGCAAAACCCCAAAAGAAATTCCCATCGATTGAAGCCACCACGTGCCCAGAATACTCAGCGTTGCTCCAAAGGCCATCGTATCGCCATGCGCAAAATTAGAAAACCGCAACACCCCATAAATGAGCGTGATACCCAAAGCCCCCAGCGCCAATTGGCTGCCATAGGCAAGGCCGGGTATAATTACATAATTGGCCAGCGCAACCAGCGCATTAAGCAGATCCATCACAGGCATTCCCCTCTATCAATTCTGCGCGCGCGCAGACGCGTCTGAGGTGAAAGACCGCCACCGCGTAATCGAGTGCATTCAAAAACTTTACGCAAAGCTCTACCCCCCTAGGAACGATTTGCGGACTTCTGGATTGTTCAACAATTCTGCGCCGCTGCCGGTAAAAGCGTTGCGCC includes:
- a CDS encoding pectin acetylesterase-family hydrolase, coding for MYKFISCIIVFAIFAATTAQATLLKTTDPSAVCNDGRQAAFMVSKSESRNWFIYFEGGGAATTPDAYKKRQSRWKKPITDGNYGLHYPIVKDFKKKGFNVVVIPYCTSDLHQGAHTNIVDGRKVYFRGRKIVEDVFNQLDADFRSANDLVFAGYSAGAIGLGFNSDLIKKYKNPKVIVDSFWLDSESRRVRQGWTKGPWVEINKFVYGNMPKHCKGHWSACFPQRSKFISMKIKHVFPIWNIGDPYIKGDMNKVRKSIRNDIKFYDAGFSVDAEKFKVDGSQTWGHVITANKYYTKKIDGVSVKMLIENWLSDAGQTALVKH
- a CDS encoding MBL fold metallo-hydrolase: MDSAHQSFDPPVGIAQTIAPNLRRILAPNPSPMTFRGTNTYLLGSSDLAIIDPGPDHLTQLRAIKAALQGTQKITHILVTHSHLDHSPLARRLSADCGAPIFAFGRCDAGQSDRMKALIKSGYSGGGEGVDSEFIPDHTLKDGSKLTGPDWELEAIHTPGHFSNHLCFGWQEAAFTGDHIMGWASSMVSPPDGDMGDFIRSCKSLLQRNWNVFYPGHGDIVKTPNARIRDLLAHRKHRERSILAALSAEGRSIKEITKSVYHDTSEALLPAAARNVFAHLIDLCERQKAICDDPIRFESQFRSLTP
- a CDS encoding ATP-binding protein encodes the protein MFRSFKRYLPSGLYGRVALILVLPVVLLWLVVSIVFIQRHFEGVTEQMSRAVISELSLLSKRLIADQGLTETTENLANALNITIETVVADAPDLATFRHFYDLTGLVVVKEFELMDSLVAVNLDAPKLVHLRLDLAGAYFDIEFSRDRVSPSNPHQLIVNMVVFGVFFTLIAFIYLRNQLRPITRLAAAAEAFGRGRTLPYHPSGAIEVRAAGRAFLDMRARIERHIEQRTMILSGVSHDLRTPLTRLKLGLSMLEHDDRKLLERDVDEMRQLLDEFLSFAREQGDEGGKSEAINPFELVQMIVQDTTRAGHSVSLRCNPSTILVEMRPLAIKRALENLIMNAVRYGTKAVVDLQYEARSLVISVEDDGPSIPPELYEEAMKPFSRLDPARNQNKGSGVGLGLPIAADIARAHGGRVELSKSRDFGGLCASLIISR
- a CDS encoding MFS transporter, which encodes MPILQFFRQNSAWLAAGALLAFMSSFGQTFFISIFSGHIRAEFGLSHAAWGGFYSLGTTASAIVMVWLGTLSDVIRTRVLGLFVLSGLMGATLVMANLSHVFYLPFAIFALRLLGQGMCSHLAVVAMSRWFVANRGRALSIAGLGYSFGEAFLPVLFVFLMGVVSWRSLWCVAAGVLLLSLPVLFRLLRQERTPQSMAEDNSSLGMDAQHWTRGAVIRHPLFWCMMPALLGPSAFNTAFFFQQVHFAAVKGWDHLSLVSFFPLYTGAAVLAMLASGWALDRFGTPRLIWFYQLPMSFAFLCFAFGQSQMMFVTGLLFLAITAGANTTLPNAFWAEFYGTRYLGAIKSLAAAIMVLGSALGPGITGVMIDWDIGLETQYIAVAIFFVLSTAVMSFGVWRAAPHLPKSIVVNSPSSL
- a CDS encoding ROK family protein; the protein is MAENTYILIDLGGSNTRIALSDDTALNPETIQKFSNAGYGCLEDIIKTYMQAQNLSKVTAICVAAAGPLRDGVIKVTNLDWLICPDRLRALTQADHVGLLNDLQAQGYALNVLPLESLKHLYGPSKAKAGTTKLVCGIGTGFNIAAAYPASKGVLVPPAEAGHVRLPVATALQRELSDWIAAERGFASVETVLSGNGLETLNRFFDPEHPRSASEVMQAAQDGQREARHVVACFASIMGSYFGDLALAHLPLGGIYMIGGVSRAIAPFVTPKNFGATFHDKGVFSDYMSEFPIFLVEDDFAALKGCLGYLQQSI